The Anomalospiza imberbis isolate Cuckoo-Finch-1a 21T00152 chromosome 13, ASM3175350v1, whole genome shotgun sequence genome includes the window AATGTTTTCAATAATCTAGAAACCAAAAAATTTGGTAGCAGTGACACTGTAGAATagagtaaatatattttattacataGGTGCATTTTAGTACATGTGACCATGTGTACATTTTGGAACTTTAGtttaatagagaaaaaaatattttatcaacCATGTCTTAACACTGCAACAAATTAATTACCGTAAGTCTTTATGCCCAAagctcttcctctgcctccccaTCTCAGCTTAAAGAAATAGTTGCTCAACAGTTCCCCAGAGCACATCACCAATCCTTACCACCGTGACTGATAACTTTTTTGTACGGTTCAATTGCCTTCATGTCCACCCTATGGTCCTGTTCTCCGATCCGAAACATTCGCCAGCGGCGACCAtcatccttctcctctgccactGTGTACTCAGCCAGTGAGCCTTTCCTAATCACATCAGtagtttttggttttggaaGATCGTCTGCCAAAATGAGAACATGTTGAAGACCCATTATGAATACCATGCATAGTGACAATCAGCTACAACACAAGTTAACCACTTTGCTATCTAATCTATTTTGGTATTCTCCAGCCAGTCAGACACACCAGCTGATGTCACTGATATTTTATTAACATACTCATGTTGGCAGTTATCTATTGACTTTAATTTTCTCTATTACAAGTATGTGAAAATTTTCCATTCATGGAGAAGCCTAATTAATTGTAGGCTTTCAGAACACAGACCTCAATGAATTTGACCAAAATAGACAAAGTGGTTAACTCCAATGAGAATTACAGAGGTTGATCACAGATTTACATGAAGCATGATTTAAAACATTGAGGTACCTTGCAAGCAGACATGCAGACAAATCTATTGTAAATTAAATCTAATTCACGTGTGCAATCAAAATATATGAAATTTGTGCTGAGAGGAATCTGTAAGACAATTTGCTCCAATGAAATTATGATTCTTGACTTTGTTGCATGGACCTTACCCAAAGCGAGAAAAACCTACTGCAAGTTAGTTGTCTGTTCCCGAAACAAAGCTGTTAATTGAAACTATCCTTCCAGGAAAATGAAGGCAGCAGcattaaaggaagaaaagacagaaacCCTTTTCAGCcacttttaaaaacaagatACAAACATCCGGAACATTTCCTTTGCATCACTGCAAAAGTAACCCTAAATACCAATTCTTCTTCATTTAAACAGTGAAAATCCTTTTACAAATTTAAACACACAGTCTCTGTTAAGAAAGGTTCCACTGCAATATGCCTTTagctatttaaaaaacaaaaccacccccTTAATCTAAAGAGTGTTTCTTTCTCCACAAGTAGTGTTTCAAACATAACAGTGAAAAGAGAACTTCCTGTTTATTCaggaatttaaattattttatgtaagAATGAGAATATAATAATTGAGTTTACATATTTACTTATTAGAGACATTCCTAAACCATGAAGTTTACAGATGTTGGAGACTCCAACAATTTGCCCAACACAACTGTTCTTGGCTTCCATAAAGAGGGCCTTAAGACATCATTAAACTCCAAGTTTAAAATTTGTGCTTTAAGTGCTACACAAAACCttcatctcaaaaaaaaaagtgttagaATATCAAGGTTTTGCCTGTAAGATATATCTCCTATTAATGTCTTAAAACTGAGATCATTACTAGTGTGGCTATAGCTACTTTAAGTTCCTATGAAGTAATTTCAGAATTCCTTGATGTGAAATAGAGGCTCTTCTACTGCCTCTAGTCAGTCTGGGAATATGCATACTCTAAGGCCACTGAGCTTTTGTCATTCTCACCCCAGGAAGATTTGAGATCAGGTATTacttagtatttttaaaaatactattcAGTCCTCCTTAAATTGCAATTCAGCAATTTCTGAGTAGCTAATCTATATGCCTTTGTTTGGCTCCTTCCATTTAAAACTCATTTCTAACATGTGTAAAATACCTTGGGTACTTCTTTCTGTTGGGTGATTCTTAAAAACTTACTGCAATAGAGAATTTTCCATAACTTCAAGTCTTCTAGAAGCATATGTAGATGATCTTCACCTAAGTTTACCTGCAGTTACAGCTAGTAACTGTTTGCCTGTTTAATAATCAGATGAGGTCTGATTTGCTCTTTAAAAAGTCACTGCATCTATTTCTAATTCCTAATCTAATCACTCCCTTTGTATTTCTCCTCTTGTACTATTGAATCATAGCTATTTCTTACTAGAGAAACAGTCGACCTGCACTTAAATATTTTAGAGTACCAGACAAAAGAACTAAAATACTCACCTTCCCATTCAAATTCATTGCTGTTTTCTGAAGCAGTATCTAAATCATCCAAATCAATCTCTCCACTCTCATCCAAGTCATCGGACAAAACAGATTCTCCACTGGGATCCAAAGTTAAGCTAGTATCTGGAGCTATTAGTTTCTTCCTCAGTTTGGTTCCATTACCCTCTGTATCTAcagaaagcaaataatttattttcaaagctaAAGCAAGTTTAGATAAGCATATTATCAAGACAGAAGAGCTCAGTCCTTTCTCATAATGCATTATAAATCATTGCCCATAATTTAAACAAGGTCTCTTTGGAGTAGGACTTTAATAGGGGATGGAAAGAACAGCAGGTAAAAGTTCTCAAGTTACCCATTGCACACACAGAGTCTGAGCAGGGTGGCAGACACTACTACTCCTGCCTGCTGCATCCaagtgtcccaggagctgcccagaTATTACACTGAATAAATCTTGCAAATAATACAACAGATTCATGTCCCTAGCACTTGCTTAGTGTTTGTTAGGCTTCAGTGACATCATAACCATCTttgataaaatagaaaataatatacaagcttaaaaaaaaaaaagactgacaGACAACAGTGAGGACATAAAATTAACAAATCTGTTCTGTGGATACACAGAATGCTTCAAGGTACAAGGCAAATACTGGCATGATTTAGACAGGAGTTGAAAGCAAGGAATAAAATCAGATTACCAATCCAGCACTAGAAATGCTTCAAGTAAAGCAGatggacaaaataaaaaaaaatttaaatgtaaaaacctccaaaactccaaccaatgaaaaaaaaaacccacaccaaaaaaacacccaacaaaACCTAAAacctccaaaacaaaacacgcaaaaaatccccccaaaccaaGGAGCTTTAAAGCAGCCATTTAAGTAGGAAGCAGTCAGCTGGACTGGAGTGGAATGCTCCTACCAGCTCCACTTTCTGTTCCAGCTGCAGCCAATGCATCAGACTCAACAGGATCATCCTCTGGCAGGGGCCTGGGACACAAAGAAATTATTGTTACAAATCTGCTTTGACCTTTTTTTAATGCCATATATTAAGACTTACACGTTACTACAAATTTAGTACTGAATTAACTTTACTTAGAGCCTAAGTTCAAGCTTTCAGTTGACAAACACCAAGGCAGCAGAAAATTCCTTTACAGCATTCAAGTGACCATCCCATCCTATGACAAATACCAAAACACTGGCTACTACCAGTGTGTCGTCCTTAGGAAAACTTGTCATATTCTTGCTTGACAAAATTTGACTTGAAATAAATTACACAAGCAGTTTTGTCATGTTATCTTAGAATGCATCTAAagctgatttaattttttgtagGCCCAAGCATCAGTAGCAGCATTAACTTTTAAAGACTTTCCTCAGAAATTTTGCTTCATGAAATATTTGGGCCATGAGGCACTGGGAGTAATATGCAAACAATGTAGTTACAAAATATTatcacaggaaataaaaaaagccaAGCTTACAAATCTTCATTTCAGAAACACTGGAAATGTCAACAGTGGCAATCCTGAAGAAATATGCCACAAAACCTTTCCAAAACTGCTATGTTGATGGAAATCACTTCAAGATTATTACTGAGTATTAGTTCACCAGGAAGACCAAGAGATAGCTTATTGCTGATGTTATGTGTTTGATccaaattatttctaaaataattcaAAACCTTGGAAAATCTTCATCTTGCCACTCTTCCTTAAACTCAACCCCTTCCATTCTCCAGCTCACTTCAATAGCTAACAGAGACTCCTGATCAGGCAGAACCTCTGGTCTTCAGCACAATGGGCTaaagaggagctgcaggaacatAACAGAAGGTGTTAGTTCAATACTGTGGTAATTCCCATACTTGCAACACATCCTTTAACTTATCATCAAGTTGAGGTATGAtgcagaataaaaacaaaaaaaatacagggaaaagttttttgcttgtttccattttacttttttttttcccatacaAAACTCCTTGTGGAATGGTTTACCATAcaataatttaggttggaaggcATTTAAAGCAGTCAAGGAGGATCAACACCTCAGTTAAAATTAAGGCCTTGAGCAATTTGTTCTATCATTTATGATTACACCAGTTCACTCCAAATGTAAGAAACCTGGAGTGTCTCTAGATTCTATAGGAGATAATTAATAAGTGTATATTTTGAGAAAAAGTCCAGATGGTCAGATCTCAACTACAagccatttaaaaagaaaaaaaaaaaacctctaacaACACACTTAAACTATTTAAGACAGTGTTCTAGGAGAACTCACCCTTTGATGTGCAAGTAAAGCTGTAGTTTTTCAGGCTCACCCATCACGAGCAACGAGGAATCCCCAATAACAGAACATGGTAAACCATTCCGCTGACATAGAAGTCCAAATCAGGTGAAGCTCTTGGCTGTGTTGGTTCTAAAGATTGGCAGAAACAGGTAAACTCATcaatgaagatattaaaaaaaccaacacccATCAAAACAAGAAACCATGGTATTTTGCGAAGAACCGATCAACACAGAACAAAGTAAGTACAAAGTTTGAATTCAATCAATACTGCTTATTAACCcagagatatttttttaaatggctgaAAACCAAATTACACTTACTGTTCTGTAGAACCAGCTTTCCTTTCATGACAAATcaaattttttcttctcctgacCTGATTTTAAAATGTCCTGCAATGCTTAAAGCTACGCTATGCAAGTTAATtagtaaagaaaaattaagtgaTCTTTTTGTAAAACTGCAGTACTACAAATTAAGCACTAATGATCTCAATTTAAGCCTGTTTTACTGACATTTCCCTGCCTCCCTACccagaaaatttaaataaaacttctAGAATGTAGGAACCTAGTTCCTCTGAAGGGCCAAACTCTCCTTGTTTGAGACATTCAGCACCTGCACCTCTCAGCTGTTGTTCTGCAGCAGTGTGAAGCCATTGCCCCAGCCAGTggcctcccagctctccctgttTGTCCTGACTAAAGCACTGCTTGGAAACAAGTCCTAGCTCTCACCAAGCTGATGATGTTCTCAGCATACAAGGTGTGGATACTCCTGGCCACCAACCTGCTGGCTGCAACAGTGCGCTTTAAATATTTGCTCAGAGGGAAGATCACATTTGGATCGGCAGTAACAGTGAATGTGTGCAGAGCTCTCTATGTGCTTGTTTCAGGACACTGAGATGAAGCCCAAGGAGTTTCCCCAGGGGCCCTCAGCAGTCAGGAGAAGGCAGTAGTGGAAGAAGGCTGCTGGTTCCAGCAGCATGGGACAAACAGCTGATGCAAATATGCAGGTGACTATAAACCTGAAAGAAAATCTTAACTCATAACTTAACTGTTAAAGGACAAAAAACTGGCAGTCAAAACACCCAAATATCACCCCCCTCCAAGCCTGTCACTCTGCTGGTGGCTGTAAGATGCTCCCCTTGAGCTCACCTGCACTGCATTCCCTATACAGTTCTCAGACAGTTGAAAGCAGGGCTTTGCTCCAAGACTTGAACAGTTTTCTTCCCATGCTTCTGAAGAATACCAAACACCAAGTAACACCTATTAATTTCAAATGGACAGCCTTTCAGTGCAGAAGCATTTCTACCTGCACTTACTTCATCACACTGGGACAAACCTGTTGTACTAAGACAAGAGTTTAAAAGCTACTGGTGCTGTTACCTAAGCTTAAGGTGCTTTTATGGAACACTCCTCACACTACTTGCAGAATTCTCATCAGCAGTTTCTCCTGAAGGTAGATTATAAAGCAATCATTTGCTAAGTACCAGGTAGGACACCTGAAAGCAACTTACAAGGCAAGATTGGAGTGAAACTTCAGAGAAGCCCAAATTTAGGTTTTCAGCATCCTACTTAACACACAGACTAAGTAGCTGGTTTGGATGTTTTGGCTTCAAGTCTCACCTATAAAAGCACTGTCATTTGTCAACTAGATGAATGAGAAATCAAGAAGGAAGGGTAATCTTTTCAAGAAAGTTAGAAAAGTGATGGCTTCAGAGCTATTTTACATCAACTGATATAAATGCTTACtagcaggcaaaaaaaaaaatctacttctGCTTATGCAAACTAAAGCTAAGTTTAGAATAGTCTTTCTACCcctgctgtggcactgctgacatgtttttaaaatgccaaAGCTGTTTTAATTCAGCTGTAAATCTTAAAATCTAAAAATGTAACttggaaaatgtaaattttaataATGCAAGTATTTATCAGtcatgtaggaaaaaaagcaaataatttgtACCTGATCCTAGCACTCTTCATGGCCAGTTCAAAAAGGTTTGGTTCCTAAGAACAGCAAGCCTGATCTTATCCTCCATTGCTCATTACTTTCTATTTTCCATAAAGAAATTGAAGATGGAGAGTTATCTAAAGGTCAGAAACTTCAACACATCAAAGAATATCTGGATGCAGGGCTGCCAGGAGGTTCTGCTCTCCTCCTGGAGCCACTGGACTTTAGTACTGTACAATGCCTTCTATATTTTTAAGTATCTCAACAGGCAAGTTATGGTATTACAAAAAAGTATTACATCACTCAAAACCACTGCTCTTTCACTACAGCTAATGAACAAATTTCCATTCCAGAAGAGCAGGTTAAACCTAATTAAGTTTGCATCTGAAGAATGTCACTGCTTGCACCAGAGGTCAAACAACAGTGTTTTCATCCTTTTTCCCTAGAAGAATAGATAATTTTCAAAGTTCTCTCATTAATACCAAGCTGTCTTAGCTGGTTCTGGCATATCAAGTACAACAGTGTTAAGAAGCCTGTTAAAAATTGCCATTTATAAAAATGTACAGTACAGCTAAACAGAGACTTGGGTCTGTCCCAAATACCTAAAAAacaggggtggcagcaggggtGGGACAGAAGAACAACAGAAAGCATGTAATCATTTTATTCATGAAGTTAAAGGCTGCttacaaaaattattatttaggTTTTCATCTCTGAGTTCTCAGGGAAGCACACAAATAATTACAAGCCAGACACTTCCATGGTCACATCTGCCTATCCAATACAAACACCTATATTTAGTACTTGATCAGCACCCCTGCATCTAAAATAGAATAAATACAAAGTTTAACTTTGCAGGACAATTACAATGTCAAGCATTTTTACTGAACTATGTACCTGACAGgcaaagaacagaaaactgCTTCCATCTCAAAAAGTCAAAATCAACTTCAAAACAAGGTTAGCCTACGTTTCCCTCCTTACATTTCACTTCACTGTGTCAACAGAAACATTAAGTGAGTGTCAAGTTAATTCCAGGCATTAAAGCTAAACTTGACTGAGTGTCAAGTTAATTTCAGGCATTAAAGAGGTGCTTTTAAGAGTAATTTTCACATCTGATTTTACAGCAAGCctaaagcaaggaaaaaacacCTTCTGGTACACAAACCCACAGGATGCAGCTCACTGCAATTTCTAAATGTTTCTATAATTCCAGTGGCTTTTAGAACGTGGCCAGATTAGCCATAAATCCAGGACAAGTTTCCCAAACCTGAAGATGGACCTCCAGACTTTACCACTTGCAAGTTTGCAAAATGGGACGATGCAAAGATACAGTTAATAACAGATCAATTGTCTCATTTTATTCCCTTCTCTCAGCATCAAAGCACAGAGAAATCAGTCAGCTAAAAGAGAAAGCTTCTGAAAACTCTTGCGTTCCTCCCGAGGATACTACTTTAAACTCCACATCCAGAGCAACAGAAGGGTCTGTATTTCTGCGCCACTCAAACTTATTGTTCCCAAAACAATCCCGAGGAATTTATACCCTGCCCAAATACCCAGGACTTAAACATGCATACAAGTCAACCAGAAATAATCAACCATTATTTAGTGCATTGCATTAGCAGCAGGAAATCAGGAGGAACTAAGACAAAAGGCCCTAAAAAGCAACTCTGACTTCCGCGCCACCACGGCTCTGCACTGCGCCTTCGCTACGCCCGCAGCGGAACAGCCGCGCCGTGCGAAATCCTGAGCGGACAGGGCAGGGGATCTTCCCCTCGGAGATTTACGTGttcacagccctgccctctgcggcggcagcggcgcaggAGAGCGGCGGGCGCGGCCGAGGAGCCGCCCGGCCGCGGGGTCCCTGCTCACCGCCGCCCCGGCCAGGCCAGGCCCGAGCGCTGAATCCGCCGCCCCCTGCGCACCTGCGGTCGGGACGCGGCCCCGCGtcgccccgcgcccgccccgcgcagcCGGGCCGCGGCTCGCGGCTCCgggcccggcgctgccgccccTCCGCGGCCGTACctggcgggagcggggccgggccgcgctcggggccgggccgcgctcggggccGCGCTGCGCTGCGCGCCCACGCTCACCCGGAACCGCATCCGCCGCCCGCGTCACGTGACTGCCCGGGCCGCGCGGGGCGCCGACGCTCGCGCGCATGCGTGAAgagcgcggggcggggcgcgcgcCGCCGTGAGGGCGGGCGGGGCCGCAGAACGGCCGCCGTGAGGGCGGGGCCGCGCGGAGCGCCGAGAGCCGCTCCCGGCCGCCGTTGGGCGTCACCGCGTGCCCGACAGCGTTGTCCcggagctcctggagctctgtcaGCCTTGGTGCCGGGAGCACTGCCTGGGGCAGCCTGCTCCGAGCACGACCACCCTCCGGGTGAAGGCCCTTTCCTGATGCCCTGCCCCAGCCGTTCCTCGGGCCCTGtccctggcacagagcagagacCTGTGCCTGCCCCTCGCGAGCAAGCTGCAGCCCGAGTGAGCTCGCCCGTCAGCCTCCTCCGGGCTGAACGGGCCGAGGGCTGTGGCTGACGGACGGCGCCGGCCGacgggcgctgccgccgcccgggagcgcggcggggccgggccgtgcACCGGGCAGCCCTCGGCTGGAGGTGACTAACGCCAGTGAGCCGCTGTCCCTGCACTCGGTACCGCCCTCCCCCGCGGCCCGTGCCGCTTGTCGCAGGACTGACCCGAGAGCTCGAATGCTGGGTCGCGCCCCGCGGGACGCGGGATGGAAGAAGTCAAATCGTGCGTGCCCGGCTGGAGTGCCGTGCCGAGGAGCCCAGGAAGGTGTAAGATGAGTGTCAAAAACACGAGGGGAACCTCCTGCATGAGGGAAAAGAGCACAGGTAATGTCAGCACTAGCATAGCGGTAGCCGAAGTACCGAGGGAAACCTCAGAATCGCCACATCATTGCAGCTACAATTTCACCTGTGTAAATACAGCATCAAAAATACAGACCTTTATCACAGTAATATCATGGAAAGGTAGATAAACCTAATTTTTTATCTCTTTCACGTGCCAAATTGTAATGGTACTATGTTTAGAACTAGAATTAAAGTTTTGGCTAAGGTTTAAAACTTTCCACTAACACATAATATACAGACAGCTACTGACTTGATCGCAGCTGATCTACTGACCAATAGAcacaacaacagcagcaaagtTTGTTTTATTGTAGGGTACTAAATGAACTTTGAGTGAATGTGACTGATATGCAGAAGTGTGGAAGGAATTAAAAAGGGATATAAGGGTGCAAAAAATGCATGGAGGAAaacatgagaaagaaaaataccaccgaAGAAAAAGCAAGCAGCACCAaccagcaaattaaaaaaataaacaggggGAAAAGCACAATTATGACGATACATTAAttagaattttgaaaatatattaataaagaaCTAGGATCATGCACAGCAGATGGCCTGAGGATTGTATACATTATCATATAAATGTTACAAATGTAAAGGTAGAGCTAGCTTAAGTATAAAGAAATCAGGTTTTAAGAAAAATTGTCATATTAAATACTTtcaatactttttaaaatgtgcttcAGTTGCTGATAAAGTGAAAAGTGTAttcaaaatgcagaaatattaTCTGCAGGACTCTGATGCCGAACTCAGGGTCACAGTGGTCAGAAAGTTGTGCAATTTCCCATCTCTTACACGGGGTGGCACAAGATAGCTGCAAATCCATCAAGTGCTCAAATTGAACCgagaaaataagcaaacaaaaggTCAGAGCCAATGACTGGGGAATGTTGAATaatcatatttttaaacatcAGATAATTGCAAATATAAGCAGTTTCTGACATGAAAGCATTACCAAAGAGAACAGTCTTGAAGGAATAATGCTCTGTTGTATGCATGGGGAAAATCAACTGTTACACAATTTTGGGGTCTGACATAATTGTCAATTAacttttaaatagaaattagtAATCAAAAGTAGTGGAATACAAAACATTCCCCTTCTTTACAGTCCTTTCACGTTTTacatattagaaaaatattttctagtaatctaaaaaaaccccatcaacTAGATGGGAAATGTCTCCCTTTCAAGTTTGTTCAAGCAACGGCTCAGAAATGTTGGAAC containing:
- the BNIP2 gene encoding BCL2/adenovirus E1B 19 kDa protein-interacting protein 2 isoform X2 — protein: MEGVEFKEEWQDEDFPRPLPEDDPVESDALAAAGTESGADTEGNGTKLRKKLIAPDTSLTLDPSGESVLSDDLDESGEIDLDDLDTASENSNEFEWEDDLPKPKTTDVIRKGSLAEYTVAEEKDDGRRWRMFRIGEQDHRVDMKAIEPYKKVISHGGYYGDGLNAIVVFAVCFMPESSQPNYRYLMDNLFKYVIGTLELLVAENYMIVYLNGATTRRKMPSLGWLRKCYQQIDRRLRKNLKSLIIVHPSWFIRTLLAITKPFISSKFSQKIRYVFTLAELAELIPMEYVGIPECIKQVDQELNGKQEQKSEQ
- the BNIP2 gene encoding BCL2/adenovirus E1B 19 kDa protein-interacting protein 2 isoform X3, which produces MEGVEFKEEWQDEDFPRPLPEDDPVESDALAAAGTESGADTEGNGTKLRKKLIAPDTSLTLDPSGESVLSDDLDESGEIDLDDLDTASENSNEFEWEDDLPKPKTTDVIRKGSLAEYTVAEEKDDGRRWRMFRIGEQDHRVDMKAIEPYKKVISHGGYYGDGLNAIVVFAVCFMPESSQPNYRYLMDNLFKYVIGTLELLVAENYMIVYLNGATTRRKMPSLGWLRKCYQQIDRRLRKNLKSLIIVHPSWFIRTLLAITKPFIRVDQELNGKQEQKSEQ